A portion of the Acidobacteriaceae bacterium genome contains these proteins:
- a CDS encoding CCA tRNA nucleotidyltransferase, whose protein sequence is MADYIYLLANRLTPAQFAALNVVREVARTRANTVFLVGGTVRDLTAGFSIRDLDFAVQGNALKLKKDFQKAGFTLTGEHELTQSLFFSAPGGVRLEVGSTLSVSYPKPGKPVYKPAAILDDLRRRDFTANAMAISLNEGSYGLLMDPLNGVADIENMELRLVSNYGFIEDPVRMIRAARLSGRLGWHLEEKTQQRYETGKEENYIAALSPWLAGYETEEIVHEEDPVRILRRLEADGWMKVLALNWTAAKVNEVELNKLRDILGQLQVAGIFPDPSAAYFPLLTAKLTAKEADAIKKSFARTGFADQIDALENEAKAFGVEFSGKAAAVPSAAWKMLYAAVPEHLLALAYGSKSAPVQARFKAFFSDWPAAKSRIPYATMQEMRITPDLPAYAELMDKLFFAIMDAQLETPEAIKAFLEPYSPPAPPPVNLRRRPVKRETKPSKKKASRVVVAVAESDQDATEESLAPEAAASETSKPTKAAAKPEKAPAKVAAVAKKVAAPAKVVAPAKPAAKQPVVPTKKAAVPAAKKPVAKKVAAPAKKAPATVVKAAAKPVAKKAAPAKPVAKKAPVKAAKKVAKKR, encoded by the coding sequence ATGGCCGATTACATCTACCTGCTGGCAAACCGCCTGACTCCTGCACAATTCGCTGCCTTGAACGTCGTTCGCGAGGTTGCGCGGACGCGTGCAAACACTGTTTTTCTTGTCGGGGGCACCGTCCGCGATCTGACCGCAGGCTTCTCCATTCGCGATCTGGACTTCGCTGTCCAGGGCAATGCGCTCAAGCTGAAGAAGGACTTCCAGAAAGCCGGTTTCACCCTGACCGGCGAGCATGAACTCACCCAGAGTCTTTTCTTTTCGGCTCCGGGCGGAGTACGTCTGGAAGTGGGTTCCACGCTCTCCGTGAGCTACCCCAAACCCGGCAAGCCGGTCTACAAGCCGGCAGCCATCCTCGATGACCTCCGTCGTCGCGACTTTACGGCGAACGCCATGGCGATCTCGCTGAACGAGGGCTCTTACGGGCTCCTGATGGATCCGCTCAACGGCGTTGCAGACATCGAAAACATGGAGCTCCGCCTTGTTTCGAACTACGGCTTCATCGAAGATCCCGTTCGCATGATCCGCGCCGCTCGTCTTTCGGGCCGCCTTGGCTGGCACCTGGAAGAGAAGACCCAGCAGCGCTACGAAACCGGCAAGGAAGAGAACTACATCGCAGCTCTGTCGCCCTGGCTGGCTGGCTACGAAACCGAAGAGATCGTCCACGAGGAAGATCCTGTCCGCATTCTGCGCCGCCTTGAGGCAGATGGTTGGATGAAGGTTTTGGCTCTGAACTGGACCGCCGCCAAGGTGAACGAAGTAGAGCTCAACAAGCTCCGCGACATCCTTGGCCAGCTGCAGGTTGCAGGCATTTTCCCTGACCCGTCTGCCGCATACTTCCCACTGCTGACGGCGAAACTCACCGCGAAGGAAGCAGACGCGATCAAGAAGTCGTTTGCCCGCACCGGTTTTGCCGACCAGATTGACGCGTTGGAAAATGAAGCCAAGGCGTTCGGTGTGGAGTTCTCCGGTAAGGCCGCAGCGGTTCCGTCCGCAGCCTGGAAGATGCTCTATGCCGCAGTTCCAGAACACCTTCTGGCTCTGGCCTACGGCTCAAAGTCTGCCCCTGTTCAAGCCCGTTTCAAGGCCTTCTTCAGCGACTGGCCAGCCGCAAAGAGTCGCATCCCCTACGCAACCATGCAGGAGATGCGCATCACGCCTGACCTTCCCGCTTACGCGGAGCTCATGGACAAGCTCTTCTTTGCCATCATGGACGCTCAGCTTGAGACCCCTGAAGCTATCAAGGCGTTCCTTGAGCCGTACTCGCCGCCCGCGCCTCCTCCGGTCAACCTTCGCCGCCGCCCTGTAAAGCGCGAGACGAAGCCCTCCAAGAAGAAGGCCAGTCGGGTTGTAGTCGCGGTTGCAGAGTCTGATCAGGATGCAACGGAAGAGTCCTTGGCTCCTGAAGCGGCTGCTTCAGAAACTTCTAAGCCGACCAAGGCTGCTGCTAAGCCGGAGAAGGCTCCAGCAAAGGTTGCTGCCGTTGCCAAGAAGGTTGCGGCTCCGGCCAAGGTAGTGGCTCCAGCCAAACCTGCCGCCAAGCAGCCCGTTGTTCCTACGAAAAAAGCTGCGGTTCCTGCGGCAAAGAAGCCTGTCGCGAAGAAGGTGGCAGCTCCAGCCAAGAAAGCTCCGGCAACAGTCGTCAAAGCTGCGGCGAAGCCCGTAGCCAAGAAGGCGGCCCCTGCAAAGCCGGTGGCGAAGAAGGCTCCCGTAAAGGCAGCAAAGAAAGTCGCCAAGAAGCGTTAG
- a CDS encoding sigma-54 dependent transcriptional regulator: MYSSATPTARETGRSSGSSNKQQRILIIDDEAGIRDSLDTLLGLEGFSVEMAADGPSGLDLLTRHAFDLLLLDLSLPGESGIDLLPRIKSLVPELPIIMITAYGTVGNVVDAMNAGAANFIQKPWDNEKLLADIRTAIGRHQAEQEVVQLKRTLRQRSSFDNIVGKSEVMQQLFDTVSQVAPSRSTVLIQGESGTGKELIARAIHSNSPRRDKPFIPVNTGAVPSDLLESTLFGHERGAFTSAVASKKGLFEVADQGTLFLDEIGTMTMDMQAKILRVLQDRRFMRLGGTQEMQVDVRILAATNVPLMQAVKEGRFREDLFYRLNVISLELPPLRSRKVDIPLLANHYLKFYANENGFDTPDLTADALRVMMDYDWPGNVRELENAMERSVVLATGPSIGADLLPGQLRGTTYSTAMLEQRTDASLFDVMEDIERRIIADRLERCNWNQTEAAEYFRIPLSTLNQKIKRLSIEVKKRGRD; the protein is encoded by the coding sequence ATGTATAGCAGCGCAACGCCTACAGCGCGTGAAACTGGCCGCTCCTCTGGTTCCAGCAATAAGCAGCAACGCATTCTGATCATCGACGACGAAGCCGGTATCCGCGACTCTTTGGACACACTGCTGGGCCTGGAAGGCTTCTCGGTGGAGATGGCAGCCGATGGCCCCAGCGGCCTCGATCTGCTCACCCGTCATGCTTTTGATCTGCTTCTGCTTGACCTGTCCTTGCCAGGAGAAAGCGGCATCGACTTGCTGCCGCGCATCAAGTCCCTTGTCCCGGAGCTGCCAATCATCATGATCACGGCGTACGGCACGGTGGGCAACGTCGTCGATGCAATGAACGCTGGCGCGGCAAACTTCATCCAGAAGCCGTGGGACAACGAGAAGCTGCTCGCCGACATTCGCACAGCGATTGGCCGCCATCAGGCAGAGCAGGAGGTTGTGCAGCTCAAACGCACGCTCCGCCAGCGGTCGAGCTTTGACAACATCGTCGGCAAGAGCGAGGTGATGCAGCAGCTCTTCGATACGGTTTCTCAGGTCGCTCCCTCCCGCTCCACGGTGCTGATTCAAGGAGAAAGCGGTACGGGCAAGGAGTTGATCGCACGCGCGATTCACTCGAACTCGCCGCGTCGCGACAAGCCGTTCATCCCCGTCAATACAGGTGCTGTTCCCAGCGATCTGCTCGAATCCACCCTCTTTGGACACGAACGCGGAGCCTTTACTTCGGCCGTAGCTTCGAAGAAGGGGCTCTTCGAAGTAGCCGATCAGGGGACGCTATTCCTGGATGAAATCGGCACCATGACAATGGATATGCAGGCGAAGATCCTCCGTGTTCTACAGGACCGCCGCTTTATGCGTCTGGGTGGAACGCAGGAGATGCAGGTCGACGTGCGCATCCTTGCAGCGACAAACGTACCGCTAATGCAAGCGGTGAAGGAAGGCCGCTTCCGCGAAGATTTGTTCTATCGATTGAACGTGATTTCGCTGGAGCTTCCACCGCTGCGCAGCCGTAAGGTCGATATCCCGCTGCTGGCGAACCACTATCTGAAGTTTTATGCGAACGAAAATGGCTTCGATACACCGGACCTGACCGCGGATGCGCTGCGTGTGATGATGGACTATGACTGGCCGGGCAACGTGCGCGAGTTGGAGAACGCCATGGAGCGTAGCGTTGTTCTTGCAACGGGCCCGTCGATTGGAGCGGACCTGCTGCCAGGCCAGTTGCGAGGCACGACTTACTCCACAGCGATGCTCGAGCAGCGTACGGATGCTTCCCTCTTCGATGTGATGGAAGATATCGAACGTCGCATCATTGCAGACCGCCTGGAACGCTGCAACTGGAACCAGACGGAGGCCGCGGAGTACTTCCGGATTCCTCTCTCCACGTTGAACCAGAAGATCAAGCGGCTCAGCATCGAAGTGAAGAAGCGCGGGCGCGATTAG
- a CDS encoding ATP-binding protein yields the protein MKSGSQTRLLAILLAVLTLAAMALGVANLMQEAAFNPPTDGIRWSEVNGGLKAYIVPADTPGARAGIKQGDILTAVTGANLQTNDGIHWSEADNNLKGFTPSTDPSTPHNGIKQGPLPAVSSVRVKRIASLERQMEAIGTWQHATYTIERETSSHRMASLDIGLILEPADRTDYQVMRLIALVYLAIGLYVLFRRWGAPKSTHFFIFCLTSFVLYAFRYTSVLDGLDQTIFWLNVAAFALQPALFLHFAVTFEGEATRRELRGIGALLYLPGAILIVLRALSLRVWSPTERLQHRLDQIDYAYLAGYYVLAAVIFYVRYRRENKPLERQQLKWLTRGTLLTVGPFTAFYVIPFLADWNTPATLTKIAILSLILLPLTFSWAIVRYRLMDVDLIFKRGVTYTLATAALVGLYFAVIAVTAEVVHTSLPSLRAWGLVAAVIIAGLLFDPLKRMIQGRVDRLFDQKQFDYRETLIDFGKELNAQTDLRPLVEAIVERLPQTMLLTRVAVFLANETTHGYSLVASHGLAESVRAGKLDLGFLDFHRNGEDSHIYFESPHALLRLPDAQRETAAALDLNYYVPCRAARHEGGGKSTVAVLGLGRTGQGDFLSSEDMVLLESLAGYIGIAIQNALLYERLSRKALEFERLRDFNENIVESINIGVFALDLEDRVESWNAQMEVMYATPRADALRKTLGEVFPAEFVQEFDRVRSEQGVVTLYKFRLPTPAGDARTANITVAPLLNKDFDAVGRIILVDDITDRVNMEAQLSQSEKLSSIGLLAAGVAHEVNTPLAVISSYAQMLGKQLRADEASQARLQPVLDKIIQQTFRASEIANGLLNFSRMGSVDFSRTDVNAVVRDTVLLLEHQMRSGGVALTTELADDLPPIMGNRGKLQQVLVNLVLNAKDALQDKGSGQVKILTRRNDVGAEIYVEDNGGGMPPEVIARIYDPFFTTKANPKEGQRKGTGLGLSVTYGIVQEHAGVIEVNSTVGEGTIFRLEFPAESADGRGRKSALAKQEGSEVNV from the coding sequence GTGAAAAGCGGATCGCAAACCCGGTTGCTGGCAATTCTGCTCGCAGTGCTTACACTCGCTGCGATGGCTCTCGGTGTCGCAAACCTGATGCAGGAGGCGGCATTTAACCCGCCCACCGACGGCATCCGCTGGTCCGAGGTGAACGGCGGGCTGAAAGCCTATATCGTTCCCGCGGACACTCCGGGAGCTCGCGCAGGTATCAAGCAGGGCGACATTCTCACGGCCGTTACCGGGGCCAATCTCCAGACGAACGATGGCATCCATTGGTCTGAGGCAGACAACAATCTGAAGGGTTTCACCCCTTCAACCGACCCATCCACACCCCACAACGGCATCAAGCAGGGGCCACTTCCCGCAGTAAGCAGTGTCAGGGTGAAGCGAATTGCTTCGCTGGAACGCCAGATGGAAGCCATCGGCACCTGGCAGCATGCGACCTACACGATTGAGCGTGAGACCTCGTCGCACCGCATGGCGAGCCTCGACATTGGGCTGATTCTGGAGCCAGCAGACCGGACGGATTATCAGGTAATGCGCCTGATCGCTCTGGTCTACCTGGCGATCGGCTTGTATGTGCTGTTCCGGCGCTGGGGAGCGCCAAAATCGACCCACTTCTTCATCTTCTGCCTGACGTCGTTCGTCCTTTATGCTTTCCGCTACACCAGCGTGCTGGATGGACTCGATCAGACGATTTTCTGGTTGAATGTTGCGGCGTTTGCTCTGCAACCAGCCCTGTTTCTGCACTTCGCCGTAACGTTTGAAGGCGAAGCTACGCGCCGGGAGCTTCGAGGAATCGGTGCTCTGCTGTATCTGCCCGGAGCTATCCTTATTGTGCTTCGCGCGCTTTCGCTACGGGTTTGGTCGCCCACGGAGCGGTTGCAGCATCGTCTTGATCAGATTGATTATGCGTATCTCGCGGGCTATTACGTTCTTGCCGCAGTTATTTTCTACGTGCGGTATCGCCGGGAAAACAAGCCGCTGGAACGGCAGCAACTGAAGTGGTTGACCCGTGGAACACTGCTTACAGTGGGGCCATTTACGGCGTTCTATGTGATTCCCTTCCTCGCGGACTGGAATACACCTGCCACTCTGACGAAGATCGCCATCCTCAGCCTGATCCTGCTACCACTGACCTTCTCGTGGGCTATTGTGCGCTATCGCCTGATGGATGTGGACCTGATCTTCAAGCGGGGCGTTACCTATACCCTGGCTACGGCCGCGCTTGTCGGGCTTTACTTTGCCGTCATCGCCGTGACGGCAGAGGTCGTTCATACGAGCCTGCCGAGCCTTCGCGCATGGGGCCTGGTGGCTGCGGTCATCATTGCCGGGCTGCTCTTCGATCCGCTGAAGCGAATGATTCAGGGGCGTGTCGACAGACTCTTCGATCAGAAGCAGTTCGACTACCGAGAGACACTGATCGACTTCGGCAAAGAGTTGAACGCGCAGACGGATCTGCGACCGCTGGTTGAAGCGATCGTCGAGCGACTGCCGCAGACGATGCTTCTGACACGCGTTGCGGTCTTTCTGGCGAACGAAACGACGCACGGATACAGTCTGGTTGCGTCGCATGGTCTGGCGGAGTCCGTGCGTGCAGGAAAGCTCGACCTAGGCTTTCTCGACTTCCATCGCAACGGCGAAGACTCCCATATTTACTTCGAAAGTCCGCACGCCCTGCTGCGTTTGCCTGATGCGCAGCGTGAGACGGCGGCGGCACTCGATCTGAACTACTACGTTCCTTGTCGCGCAGCCAGGCATGAAGGCGGCGGCAAATCGACCGTTGCGGTACTGGGGCTCGGACGTACCGGACAAGGTGACTTCCTAAGCTCGGAAGACATGGTGCTGCTGGAATCGCTGGCTGGATACATCGGCATAGCTATTCAGAATGCGCTGCTGTACGAACGTCTATCCCGCAAGGCGCTGGAGTTCGAGCGACTGCGCGACTTCAACGAAAACATCGTCGAGTCGATCAATATCGGCGTCTTCGCACTCGATCTGGAAGACCGTGTCGAAAGCTGGAACGCTCAGATGGAGGTCATGTACGCCACTCCGCGCGCGGATGCTCTCCGCAAAACGCTGGGTGAAGTCTTCCCCGCCGAGTTTGTTCAAGAGTTCGATCGTGTTCGTTCGGAACAGGGAGTTGTAACACTCTACAAGTTCCGTCTTCCAACTCCCGCAGGCGATGCTCGCACGGCCAACATTACCGTCGCACCGTTGCTGAACAAAGATTTTGATGCGGTGGGTCGCATTATTCTCGTGGACGACATTACCGACCGCGTGAACATGGAAGCTCAGCTTTCGCAGTCTGAAAAGCTTTCCTCGATCGGTCTGCTCGCTGCGGGTGTGGCACATGAAGTGAATACCCCGCTGGCAGTCATCAGCTCGTACGCGCAGATGCTCGGCAAGCAGTTGCGTGCAGACGAAGCCAGCCAGGCTCGCCTGCAACCGGTGCTCGACAAGATCATTCAGCAGACGTTCCGTGCCAGTGAGATCGCCAATGGCCTATTGAACTTCTCGCGAATGGGCTCGGTTGATTTCTCTCGCACCGACGTCAATGCTGTTGTGCGAGACACGGTGTTGCTGCTTGAGCACCAGATGCGTTCCGGCGGCGTCGCGCTCACGACCGAACTTGCCGATGACCTGCCACCCATCATGGGCAATCGTGGCAAGCTGCAGCAGGTGCTTGTGAATCTCGTGCTGAATGCGAAGGACGCGTTGCAGGACAAAGGCTCCGGGCAGGTGAAAATTCTGACTCGGCGCAATGACGTTGGAGCGGAGATCTACGTCGAAGACAATGGGGGCGGAATGCCGCCTGAGGTCATCGCCCGTATCTATGACCCGTTCTTCACGACGAAGGCAAACCCCAAGGAAGGCCAGCGCAAAGGAACTGGCCTCGGACTCTCTGTTACCTACGGCATTGTGCAAGAGCACGCCGGGGTGATTGAAGTGAACAGCACCGTGGGAGAAGGCACCATCTTCCGATTGGAATTTCCGGCCGAATCGGCCGATGGACGCGGGCGCAAATCGGCGCTTGCCAAGCAGGAAGGATCCGAAGTAAATGTATAG
- a CDS encoding acetylornithine transaminase, protein MFDFRQDAEAQSILARDAERTLPVYARYPVVMDRGEGVYLYDTSGNRYLDMMAGLGVNALGHAHPRMVAATADQAAKIVHLSPQYATPYAGELAEELCSRAGMKGVFYSTGGSEAVEGALKLARTHARQLSGGAAKHGIVALKNSYHGRTYGSLSVTGQDKYRIDFGPGLPHVTFVEREDMAALRAAVDENTAAILMEPILGEGGVFEISGEFIAEARKLADENDALLILDEIQCGLGRCGAWFASAESGVKPDILILGKPLGGGLPLSAILVNEKLFHSFGMAKHGSTLGGSPLACRLGLEFCHIIEDEGLLAKVQETGAYLLENLKQLATASPFGVEARGRGLLLGLQLTQPARPIAEEALSRGLMLNVVQGNVLRFLPSYLLECEHVDFAVDMLHDLLNTGTSRTTLYEQELAHASS, encoded by the coding sequence ATGTTCGATTTCCGGCAGGACGCCGAGGCGCAGAGTATTCTGGCGCGCGATGCGGAGAGAACGCTCCCCGTATATGCGCGTTATCCCGTGGTCATGGACCGCGGCGAGGGTGTGTATTTGTACGACACGTCGGGGAACCGTTACCTCGACATGATGGCTGGCCTGGGAGTAAACGCTCTAGGACACGCCCATCCGCGTATGGTCGCCGCTACCGCCGATCAGGCGGCTAAGATCGTCCACCTTTCCCCGCAGTATGCGACCCCCTACGCCGGTGAGTTGGCAGAAGAACTCTGCTCGCGAGCGGGGATGAAGGGCGTTTTTTACTCCACCGGCGGTTCTGAAGCCGTGGAAGGCGCGCTGAAGCTTGCCCGCACTCACGCCCGACAGCTCTCGGGCGGAGCCGCCAAGCATGGCATCGTGGCGTTGAAGAACAGCTACCACGGCCGCACCTACGGCTCGCTCTCCGTCACCGGGCAGGACAAATACCGCATCGACTTTGGCCCGGGCCTGCCGCATGTCACGTTCGTCGAGCGTGAAGACATGGCTGCTCTGCGTGCAGCCGTCGATGAAAACACCGCGGCCATCCTGATGGAGCCAATACTCGGCGAAGGTGGCGTCTTTGAAATCTCCGGGGAGTTCATCGCAGAAGCCCGCAAGCTGGCTGATGAGAACGACGCTCTGCTCATCCTCGATGAGATTCAGTGTGGTCTTGGCCGTTGCGGAGCCTGGTTTGCTTCCGCAGAGTCCGGCGTAAAGCCCGACATTCTCATCCTCGGGAAGCCGCTCGGCGGTGGCTTGCCTCTCTCAGCGATCCTCGTGAACGAGAAGTTGTTCCACTCTTTCGGAATGGCGAAGCACGGCTCGACCCTCGGAGGCAGCCCGTTGGCTTGCCGACTCGGCCTGGAGTTCTGCCACATCATTGAGGACGAAGGCTTGCTGGCCAAGGTTCAGGAGACCGGGGCATATCTGCTGGAGAACCTCAAGCAGCTTGCTACAGCTTCTCCTTTCGGCGTCGAAGCTCGTGGTCGAGGTCTTCTGCTCGGACTTCAGCTCACGCAGCCCGCTCGTCCGATCGCCGAGGAAGCTCTAAGCCGCGGTCTGATGCTGAATGTGGTGCAGGGCAACGTCCTGCGCTTCTTGCCGTCGTACTTGCTGGAGTGCGAACACGTCGACTTTGCCGTCGACATGTTGCACGATCTGCTCAACACAGGAACATCGCGGACAACACTCTACGAGCAAGAGCTTGCCCACGCCTCCTCCTAA
- a CDS encoding alpha/beta hydrolase produces MPTPPPNVLPESPQFERRETLVRGVRLSFCEWGKPDARQASLFIIHGVLAASEAFTSFVKELEPDQHVVAIDLPGNGSSSRFGRAHDGFHGNALLLREFAREQGLTKAIWLGHSYGGALTLRALIDEPAIMRAAVLMNAANPFSGRERLVVRFFLSPLGRAVAGVLPRIPSRLCLLAWKAAPGNRKGFDAARLRPYLDSLRTSGTIEDVLHMLKSWKESMQALRNDLLKGGHDTPVLLLWGARDFVVPVRSAKPLLECFQNARLVVLPGVSHVTNEEAPRQAARLVQEFLDQFTG; encoded by the coding sequence TTGCCCACGCCTCCTCCTAACGTTTTGCCCGAATCACCCCAATTCGAACGCCGCGAGACCCTTGTCCGCGGCGTTCGTTTGTCTTTCTGCGAGTGGGGGAAACCTGATGCCCGCCAAGCGTCTCTCTTCATCATTCATGGAGTGCTTGCTGCCAGCGAAGCATTTACCAGCTTTGTGAAGGAGTTGGAGCCGGACCAGCATGTTGTTGCGATAGATCTGCCAGGCAATGGCTCCTCTTCCCGATTTGGCCGTGCGCATGATGGTTTTCATGGCAATGCTCTTCTGCTCCGTGAGTTTGCACGGGAGCAGGGGCTCACGAAGGCAATCTGGCTGGGGCACTCCTACGGGGGCGCATTGACGCTGCGTGCGTTGATAGATGAACCCGCAATCATGCGTGCCGCTGTTCTGATGAATGCGGCCAATCCGTTTTCTGGCAGGGAACGGCTCGTTGTCCGTTTCTTTCTCAGTCCACTCGGCCGTGCCGTGGCTGGCGTCCTTCCACGAATTCCCTCCAGGCTTTGCCTGCTTGCATGGAAAGCGGCACCCGGCAACAGGAAGGGGTTCGACGCTGCGCGACTTCGTCCTTATCTCGATTCGCTCAGAACTTCTGGAACCATAGAAGACGTCTTGCATATGTTGAAGAGCTGGAAGGAAAGTATGCAGGCTTTGCGGAACGACTTGCTGAAGGGCGGGCACGACACACCGGTGCTTCTTCTTTGGGGAGCTAGAGATTTTGTCGTTCCTGTCCGCAGCGCAAAGCCTCTTCTTGAATGCTTCCAGAACGCAAGACTTGTCGTGCTTCCGGGCGTGAGCCATGTCACAAACGAAGAGGCCCCCAGGCAAGCCGCCAGATTGGTACAGGAGTTCTTGGACCAATTCACCGGATAA
- a CDS encoding alpha/beta hydrolase, translating to MQPIRRQIVVDGLSLSFLEQGTAAPGKPTYVLLHGLMGCADTFRPLLAELPPDQHIVALDFPGAGESERREGLDATLRATSQTVRNVLAELNIQQACVIGHSHGGTVALTLAQAAPGRVGSLVLLAPAHPYFNEGDPLIRFYLTLPGRLFAYSLPWFPKWMQMIGLRRMAGPRNIDTSERLRPYRDNLRTPGTIRHLLRLLRSWHQDMKGLQRSLSGGVRQPTLILWGDSDRAVPHTSAAPLRKHFASSQLRILPGIGHRPAEECPESIAQHLSAFLDRLPTLDLDYSPNVPASHSRIVSLMTPSFDVGD from the coding sequence ATGCAGCCTATCCGCCGCCAAATCGTCGTCGACGGCCTGAGTCTGTCGTTCCTCGAACAGGGAACTGCAGCTCCGGGCAAGCCGACGTACGTCCTGCTACATGGCCTGATGGGGTGTGCGGACACCTTTCGCCCTCTGCTTGCGGAGCTTCCGCCGGATCAGCACATTGTGGCGTTGGATTTTCCGGGGGCCGGGGAGTCGGAGCGCCGCGAAGGCCTTGACGCGACGCTCCGGGCCACCTCGCAAACCGTCCGCAACGTTCTGGCAGAGCTCAACATCCAGCAGGCCTGCGTGATCGGTCACTCACACGGCGGCACGGTCGCCCTGACACTGGCACAGGCCGCGCCCGGGAGAGTCGGTTCGCTGGTCCTGCTCGCTCCCGCACACCCGTACTTCAATGAAGGCGATCCGCTGATTCGCTTCTACCTGACCTTGCCGGGACGGCTCTTTGCCTACTCTCTGCCGTGGTTTCCAAAGTGGATGCAGATGATCGGGCTGCGCCGCATGGCGGGCCCTCGCAACATCGATACCAGCGAACGCCTGCGCCCCTATCGCGACAATCTCCGCACACCGGGCACGATTCGTCACCTTCTAAGGCTCTTGCGCTCCTGGCATCAGGACATGAAGGGCCTGCAGCGTTCGCTGAGCGGCGGTGTCCGGCAGCCGACCCTCATCCTCTGGGGAGACAGCGACCGTGCCGTTCCGCACACTTCGGCAGCTCCGTTGCGCAAGCACTTTGCTTCATCGCAACTCCGGATTCTGCCCGGTATCGGCCACCGTCCCGCAGAGGAGTGCCCGGAGAGCATCGCCCAGCACCTGTCTGCGTTCCTTGACCGTCTACCGACTCTGGACCTCGACTACAGCCCGAACGTCCCTGCCAGCCACAGCCGCATCGTTTCGCTCATGACGCCCAGCTTCGACGTCGGCGACTGA
- a CDS encoding alpha/beta hydrolase has product MSGQVRTIEDLRGPAGRLEALLNTGAADAPYVALVAHPHPLGGGTMHNKVVYHAAKVFSGFGLPVLRFNYRGVGLSEGVHDGRAEMDDIRAALDWLEHEFQKPILFAGFSFGANLGLRVCCGDARVKGIVGLGLPVEADGRKYEYSFLPGCGNVPKLFVIGADDPFAPQAALTSALEVSPPPTRTVWVKGADHFFAGTTQSPTSKLGVMSETMRLWLAGTFGL; this is encoded by the coding sequence ATGAGTGGTCAAGTACGAACTATCGAAGATCTGCGTGGACCAGCGGGCAGGCTGGAAGCTCTGCTGAACACTGGTGCGGCCGATGCTCCCTACGTTGCGCTGGTAGCGCATCCGCACCCGCTGGGTGGCGGAACGATGCACAACAAGGTCGTTTATCACGCGGCGAAGGTCTTCAGCGGCTTCGGCTTGCCGGTGCTGCGCTTCAACTACCGCGGGGTGGGGTTGAGCGAAGGTGTCCATGACGGGCGCGCAGAGATGGACGACATCCGTGCGGCTCTCGATTGGTTGGAACACGAGTTCCAGAAACCGATCCTCTTCGCAGGTTTTTCCTTTGGAGCCAATCTTGGCCTGCGTGTCTGCTGCGGAGATGCCCGGGTCAAAGGGATTGTCGGCCTGGGGCTTCCTGTCGAAGCAGACGGGAGGAAGTATGAGTACAGCTTTCTACCGGGTTGCGGCAACGTGCCGAAGCTCTTCGTCATCGGCGCGGACGATCCGTTTGCTCCGCAGGCTGCGCTCACCAGCGCGCTGGAAGTTTCGCCGCCTCCCACGCGAACAGTATGGGTAAAGGGCGCGGACCACTTCTTTGCAGGAACGACTCAGTCGCCGACGTCGAAGCTGGGCGTCATGAGCGAAACGATGCGGCTGTGGCTGGCAGGGACGTTCGGGCTGTAG